A window of Photobacterium toruni genomic DNA:
ACCAAAAACGGGGCGTAAAATTAAACGCTGGAGCCGTATTGATCGTGCATTGCACTGGAGCATGGCATTTACCTTCCTTACTTTAGGATTCAGTGGCTTAACGTTAGTTTATGGTAAACATTTTATTAAGCCGATTATGCCTACTGAAATTTGGGGCTGGATCATTTTTGCTGCCAAGCAATACCATAACTATATGGGACCTATTTTTGCGATTCTATTACTTGCTGTCTTGGTTAAGTGGTGGCGTAAAAGTACTTTCAATAAAGTCGATCTTGAGTGGTTTAAGAAGATGGGCGGAATGGTAGGTAAACATAAAGGATCACATCCATCAGCGGGTTTTTCTAATGGTGGCGAAAAAGTTATCTTTTGGCTATTGATCGTGTTTGGTTTCTCGATTGCTGTCAGTGGTTTTGTGTTAGATTTCCCTATTTTTGATCAAACTCGTCGCGATATGGAGTTATCAAATTTACTGCATATGTTATCAGCACTGATTCTGATCTGTGGTTTTATATTCCATATTTATATTGGTTTATTTGGTATGGAAGCGGGTCTTGATGGCATGGTGACTGGCGATGTCGATGAAACATGGGCACGAGAGCACCATAACTTGTGGTTTGATGAAGTAAAAGATTTACCTGAAAATCAACCTGGTTATGAATCTGAAAAACAGGATGCAGATAAATCAAAACCATCGCTGAATAGTTAACGATTAAACATCAAAATGAAAGCCGATACAGTTCATTGTGTCGGCTTTTTTTATGCGCATAATTTATGATTCATGGCAAGACACGAACTCTCAGACTAATGTCTAATAAAAAACACCGTTAAACCATATAAAATCAGTGGTATAAATAGAATATAGGTTAACTATTATTATCACTAGAGGGATGTTGTTATGCTATTTCCTTATAAAAATATTGTTGTACTAACGGGAGCGGGCATTTCTGCAGAATCTGGCATACGTACTTTTCGTGCAGCAGACGGATTGTGGGAAGAACATCGCGTGGAAGATGTGGCTACTCCTGAAGGCTATCAACGTGATCCTGAATTAGTACAAGCTTTTTACAATGCGCGTCGAGCACAGATAGAAAATGGCTCAGTTGCTCCTAATGCTGCTCATTACGCATTAGCAAAGCTAGAAGCTGAATTAGACGGCACAGTAACGATTGTGACCCAAAACATTGATAATCTGCATGAACGGGCGGGTAGCCATAATGTAATTCATATGCATGGCGAACTTTTAAAAGTGCGCTGTTGTGAATCAGGGCAAACAATAGAATGGCATGGAGATCTCCATACAAGCGATCATTGTCATTGTTGTCAAATAGCTGCACCACTACGACCTGATATCGTATGGTTTGGAGAAATGCCTATCGATATGGATAAAATTCATGATGCAATAGTAAAGGCTGATTTATTTATTGCTATTGGTACCTCTGGGAATGTGTATCCAGCAGCAGGGTTTGTTCATGAAGCGGCCTTGCAAGGGGCACATACGATAGAGCTTAATTTAGAGCCAAGTAATGTTGAAAATGAGTTTGAAGAAAAACGTTATGGTAAAGCGTCTGTACTTGTTCCTGAATATGTTGAAGAATTATTAAAAGCTCAACAGTAAAAATGACAGTATTAATATAATAAAAAACCGAGCTAAGGAGCTCGGTTTTCTGGCTATGATTAACTAGCTGTCGTAATTATTCGCCAGCTTTTAGTTTTTGGAAGTACTCTTCGTAAACTTCAGTCATAGGACCAACGCTGTTCTGCCATTCACCTGCATCCATCACTGATTGTGGTGGGTAGATGCTTGGATCGTTTACAAAACTTGCTGGCAATAGCTTCTTCGCTGCTTCAACTGGTGTAGGGTAACCAATTTGTAGTGC
This region includes:
- a CDS encoding formate dehydrogenase subunit gamma; its protein translation is MMVFSVSTMASGSDTTSAGEAVVKKEVVGFAGADYWRMVKDGEKGYTTSGWPEHDVLISVPGQTWYILKEKWMSPLGALAIFGSLVMVTLAYVVIGPLKLSKPKTGRKIKRWSRIDRALHWSMAFTFLTLGFSGLTLVYGKHFIKPIMPTEIWGWIIFAAKQYHNYMGPIFAILLLAVLVKWWRKSTFNKVDLEWFKKMGGMVGKHKGSHPSAGFSNGGEKVIFWLLIVFGFSIAVSGFVLDFPIFDQTRRDMELSNLLHMLSALILICGFIFHIYIGLFGMEAGLDGMVTGDVDETWAREHHNLWFDEVKDLPENQPGYESEKQDADKSKPSLNS
- the cobB gene encoding Sir2 family NAD+-dependent deacetylase, with product MLFPYKNIVVLTGAGISAESGIRTFRAADGLWEEHRVEDVATPEGYQRDPELVQAFYNARRAQIENGSVAPNAAHYALAKLEAELDGTVTIVTQNIDNLHERAGSHNVIHMHGELLKVRCCESGQTIEWHGDLHTSDHCHCCQIAAPLRPDIVWFGEMPIDMDKIHDAIVKADLFIAIGTSGNVYPAAGFVHEAALQGAHTIELNLEPSNVENEFEEKRYGKASVLVPEYVEELLKAQQ